The Mycosarcoma maydis chromosome 6, whole genome shotgun sequence genomic sequence cgactcacgattcgtgattcgtgtgattcacgattgtgaagGCTCAATTTTTTCCAAAGTCGTAAGTCTCGTGAGTGCCGTGAGTGCCTTGAGTGCTTCCTGTCCGTGCGTTCGCACGTTTCTGCTACAGCGAAGAAACacgaaaatcacgaatcgtgaaccacgaatggTCCACGGTCAGATTGAGCGCACGTTTTAACCACCGAACCAGTACGAACGCTCCTGACCCATCATAAGTGTGAGTTCAGGTTCAACTTCAGGTTCATTATGGTCGCTGAGCTGCGCGATCTTCTAACTTTTctccaagacgctcaacaaTGTCTCACACCCCACCGCCGCTAGTCATTACATCCACAAAAAAATGCTAAACATATAAATATATTCCACTGATAATCCACTCACATCGCGCCACCCTCACCCTCAGAGCTCCATGCTAATGGAATCGCGATCATCGACGTCCTCCAGCACCTCATCCGGGAATGATGATAGTCGCGAGTGCATCAAGCCACCGGCTTCGCGCTCGGTGCCGACACCATTCGTCATGGCGACGTCTTCGCTACCATAAAGGATgccactgctgctcgccgGTCGCTGATGGACATGCCTAAGACTGTGTGCAGCTTGTTCCAAATTGTTGACCACATTGGTCGAGGTCTCGTCGAGGTCTTGCCCGCTTGTGCGACGAACAGGTGTCTGCGCAAGCGGAGAAGATATCATCGACGGACGGTAGCCTTGCAGCGTCGAAGGCTCGCCCATCGACTCACCGTAGCCGAACCTCGCGCCATGCGGGCCGAATTGACTGAAGCCACTTGCTGATCTTTGCTGATTCAAGCGATGATGGGGCTGCGGCGTTTGGCCGCGAACGATACCAGCGTGGAAGGGTACCTGGCCGTAAAGCCCAGCATACCTGACAGCTCTCGATGTTGAGCCCAGATCTTCGTCATCCGATCGAGCACCCATGACTGCTTCAGAAGCCTCAACACGGGCGCCGTAGTCGCCTGCTTCAGGCGACAAGGATCGCTCGGGAGAAGGCAAGTCAGCACGCACTTCGGCCAGCCTATGCTGCAAACCGATGCCGCCTGGTCTCCTGGTAGCCCAGTGACCCAGCATCTGATCGATCTCGCCTGTCGCGAAATCTTGCTCGCCAATAACACCCGGCGTGGCGCGACCGCCAAGCGCAAGttcatcctcttcgccaTTTTGAGATGCGATGACGGGAGGCGGCAATGGTCGGCCCGCGAGATCCGTGCGCTGAGGTGCCTGCGGTGGTGCTTCGCCTTCCCTAGCACGCAGACCAGCCGCGGCGGCGGCCGCAGCGAAAGCCGGCAAAATTCCCTGCGTTTGAGCCAGTCGCCGTTCCGTCTCGTCCTCGCTGATGTCAGAACCGTCGACAGTGTCCAGACTCGCCAGGCTCGTCACTCTTCGATCTCGCAGGTCTTggcgcagcatcgtcgaggGCAAGCCCATAGAACCAGGCACCACACCACGACGAGCACCGCGCGATGGTTGTGCAGAGCGGTCGACCGTCGTAACTCGTGAAGGAGATGAAGTGTTGGATGTGAATGCACTCGACGCACCGGTGTCGGCATTTGGTACACCGTCACGCCCAGTAGCATACCAGGGTGAGGAGGTCGAGGGCCCAGCAACACCACTTGCGTCTGCGTAGGGCGAAGGCATCATCCCGAGGCGCGGAGCCCCAGGTCCTGGCGCACTGGCCATCCACGTatcgtcgtcctcgctTACACCGGCGGTGTGCCTCGGCTCCACATTCGTATCGACCGGCAATGATGCCGAAGAAACCAGAGGAAGCATCTGTGAGGGACCATCGCCCTGACTGTTTGCATCTGTGTAAGCAGTATGCATCGCAGAGTCTCTCGGGTCCGAGGTGCCAACCTGAGCTGAGCCCAACCCCACAGGCTGCGAGTGCCCCCCTCGCCCGCTAGCATGCTCAGACGAAGACAAGTTCACATCTGAGCGTGAGTTTATGCGAGGTCCGGCATCACGTGCAAGGCGCACGTCGTGAGAGCCGTCGGCGGCGTTTCCAGCTTGCCATCGCCTCATGGTGGCGTCGGtgtcgtccatctcgacgaggtcgGCGTCGTCCGTGCGCCTGAGTCTTTGCACGCCAGGGTTGTGAAGACCATCTTCCGCTGCATTGGCGAATCCAGCTGCGAACTCCGCATGGTCACCAATTTGGGCGGTTGTAGGCACGGCGCGCAAGGCAGCACCGTCTCCTTCTTCCTGACGGCCGGCTCGGTGGGGGTCGGTCGGCTTATCACGTTCCTTTTCCTTGGCATCGCCTTCGTCTGCCTTGGCACTGCACCAGTAGCGGTGACCCATTTGCCAGCCTTTGCTCTGACATTGCTTGCTACAGTATTTGGCTTTgcggcagcgtcgacacTTGGCAAACTCGCGAGGATATTCTTCCCACTTTCCGCACAGCATGTTGGCGCATTGGCGGATGCCGCCGCGCGACTCATCCTTGCGGCATGCGTTGCGCATGATAACACCGGCCCAATACTGAATCTCCATTGAAAGTCGAGGCGCAGGGTAGGCTGCCGAATTACTGCGAGAGGAGCGCAGCGTGAACTTTTCGGCAATCGAGAATACATTACGGCGCGGAGGCTCGGACGGATCCCAGCTCTTGTTGCGTTTAGTagccttttcgagctcatcgctgAGCGCATCAAGCGGGCCCATGAGCGAGGCTCCGGTAAAATCGGAAGAGTGGAACAGGATACGTACGTGCGCATATTTGGAGAGGTAGGCTAGCAGCTGCAGACTGAGAAGTACCTCTTCTTCGCGATAGacaacgtcgatgccagCGCGCGCATTTGTGTCGGCGAGATTGCTCAGCTGCACGACGGCTGGATGGGCGACCGGCGCTTCGGGAGTGGGCTGTGCGGTCCGGGTGGCCTCGGTGCGCGCTTCATCGCGAGGAGCGATGCTtcggtgttggtggtggtggtggtggtggtggtggtggggttgctgctgctgatcgtcGTGACGGGCCAACTGAGGTCTCTGCTGATGATTGGCGtgttgctgatgctgtgcatgatgatggtggtggtggtggtgatgatgatgatggtaaAACTGATGTTGACGGGAAAGAGGTTGCGCCTGTTGCGATGCATCAGGCTGTGCATGTGCTGTCACGCTTTGCTGATCGCGGGCTGGCTGACGATCAAAGAGCAAATTGCGATTGTCAGAGGCATCTTGAGAGCCTACTTGTGCGGCGAGCGCAGTGGAAGCCAAATTGGTCGAGGCAGCGAGGCTGGAGCCAGAGGCAGTTGGCAAGTCCCGAGAGGGTCTGACTGTGTCCTGTCGCTCGAACAGAGCCGGCGCCATGGCATTGGTGGGTCTATTAGGAGTGACAAAGCTGTGAGCAGCCCGGGGCGGCGAGTCAGGGCCCGACAAAGGAGCCAGGACGCGACGAGCGGGTCGTGGGGTTCGTCGTTCCtccacgtcgtcgtcatcgtcggcacGAATCTCTTGCTCGGTGTTGATGGGCATGTGGTCCGAATCGATGGACCGTGTGGCGGATGACTGGGCGGCATCTACCTCGCTGTCGTCGGCATCATCCGCAAACATTTCGGCGTCTTCAGCGCCATCTGAGCCGCTGCCACTGGCCTCGGCCGCGTGGCTGCGCAGATCTTCGGATGAGCTTGCACCAGCCATGTCGGCAGCGCGAGCCTGTGCAGACGACAGTGCTCGAGGGGTGCCATCTGGCGCTACAGAAGGAGCGCCGCCGGACGAAGCAAGGGAGAGAGgatcgatggcatcgatcAAGGGCATGGGAGGATGAGCTTCGCCAGCATCTACGACGGGCATGGGGGATGGTTGGGATGGAAGAaagtcgtcgacgctgctctGTGCTTCCATACTGGCAAAGACGGATGAGCGGCGCGCCGAGACAGGATCTTCGAGCGGCGTAGTCGGCCGTGTCTCTGTAAGCAGACGGTCGTGGATGCTGGAAGGTGCTGGCACGTTGCGGCTCGGTTGTGCAGGAGCAAAGTGAGCGGTCTGCAGAGGGTCGACTTGAGGAGCTGCGGAGTAGGTTGCATCAGCATGGACTGGCGCGTGGGTGAGTGCGTCGGGTGAGGCGTGATGGCGGCGCGCACGGCCGTCGTCTTGGATAGTAGCGATGTGGGCATGGGATATAGAGGCGGGCTCGAGGCGATCTCGGTTGGAGCGATCGTCTCGAcgcgcttcttgtcgtTGATGCTGAAGCATAGCCTCTTTGCGTCGTTCGTCTTTGAGCCTATCCATGCTTCGCAGATACGATTCGAGCACGCGAATGGTGACGGGCACCATGCCCGCCTCGACCACCCGAGTACGGACGCTTTCGCTGCCACGCACACCAATGTTGACGACGCATTGAAAAGCGAGACTCCACTTCCAGACGGCCTGCATCTCCTTGATGGAAAAAGCGCGAACCTGTGGAGACGGCGACTTGGGTACGGTTCGAAGAATGCGGATCAGACGTTCGAGACCTCCATCTAACGTGACCATTTCACGGATGCGTGGCGAGGTAGATGTGAGGTAGGCCAGATggttgagcgagttgatgaGCGGCAACGTGGCTGTGCAGTCGATGGCTCGCCGATCATAGACAGCCGATGAGATGCAAACGCTCGCCTTGTTTTGGGCGGGATTGCAAAAATTGGACTCCCTCATTGCACAGGAGGGAGAATGTCACGTACGCAAAGAGATGCGTACGGACGGGGATGGGCGCAGAATGTCTCTTATGATTATGAGTAAGACGAGAGGCGAAAAACGCAAGAGGATCGACGGGAGAGCGACCACGAATGAGACCAACGCGGAGAGCCATCCAGTGCTAAAAAATCCACATCGAGCACCACGAGGTGAGTGAGTGAGCGAAGGCGGTTTTGAGGGCGAAACGCAGCTAGCAAAACCAAGCAACAAGACGGATCGTGGGAACAAAAGTCGTGCGGTCGATGGAAGACACTGGAGAGATTTCTTTGAGCAACGTACCTTGTTGGTGACCAAAgatggatggtgatgaggGTCGGTGGTACGATCGTGACAAGGGATCATCGACGGTTTGGAGGTGGAAAAGATGCTTTTGCAGAAGTATGCGAATGATATGCAGATGCTAGAAAAGacgttcgtggttgcttTCAGATGATCTGTCGTCTGACGCCGAGGATGATGCTGAATGACGCGGAAGAAGGACAGCTGAGTTCGCCAGAGATACGTGAACCACTGTGTGCGAACCAACTTGGGCTAAGTTGAAACGAGTGCTACGGAGAGGGTGTAGAGGTTGAACAGAATCGACAGGCGCCAGATGCCGAGCAGACAAAACGCGGCAGCGATGTACGCCGTCCTTGTGATGTGCAGAGAAAGTCGAGTCAAGATGAGAAGTTGGGATTGGGGTTCAagagatgatgacgacggtgTAGAGGAGATAGTCGATCCAGGCtggctggctcgctcgctcgctgagctgagctgtACGCGGAGAGAATTCGAGGCGGAGACGAGGCACAAGGCGAACCGAGACTTGGAGCGAAAAAAacagattcacgacttGGACTCAAAGCGTCAGACTGTCAAGGCGaaggcggcggcggcggcggctgctAAGTTTACTCgcgactgtgactgctgtTGGCTGCAAGCCGGTGTGagtcaagtcgtgagtcgctTTCCATTGACGATTGAGTTTCCATGCCAACCAAGGTCGTCTGGCTTGGCCCCAGTGTGCTTTGACCTGCTGCCTAATTTACCCGCAGCTTTTTGTCTTAATTTCCACATTTCGCcattattcgtgatttgtgatttcgACTCGCGTTGGGTTCGTGGTAGTTGTGACTTGGCGGCTGGCGCACCGTGGCGGAACGGGAATTTCGTGATCATATCGGGCTCAAATTAGCCATCTGCGTCGCAGCGGACAAGCGccgccaagctcaactttCGAAATGAAAAGGGTCCAAGAATCACAcacttcacgcttgactCACAGTCACAAAGTCCTGCGTCACATCAACTCACCAGTGTGAATTCAGCTGTGATGTGTATATGAAACTCGAAATTAGCTTTGGAGCCACTTTGCCCGATTCAAGATTGTGGATGTACGATGTACACTTGAACTTGGGCCCTTCAACCAGCCACTTGAGGAGGACACTATGACTGCGGGGCtcccgattcacgattggtcATCTAGCCGCCCTTATTTCAAATCAGGACGTGTTAGTCAATCAGAGTTATGAGTTGCAACTCAGCTTCTCGTCGTGCGTTCCGTTTCTCGTCAGGCAAGAGCGTTGAGTCGGCCATAGTGATTGCGAGCAGgcacgatcgtgaatggcttGAGCTTCGCAGCGCGCGATCACAGGTTCAAGCCTCAACcaagcaagctgagcgctgcgaaaatcgtgaatgcacaTGACAGACACGCTCTCATACCATGCATGTACCCTTTTGTGGCTGCAGTGATGagctgcaagcagcgtcagtAACCACGTCGATCAAGTCAAGGAGTATGCTCTCGTATTTTACGGCGCGAATGCATGTGCCTGGTCAGACGAGCTGCCCTTGCCCCCAGGctgcacaatcacgaaccaccaatcacgaatgggcTAGGGCTAGCAACTAACTTACGATGAGTGTGCACTGAATCATAAATGCCGGAGCAAACATTCGCGAATCGCTTAACCACTCACAACTGAAATCGTTGGTTTTGAGCCATCACCTACCTGCAATCAGTTGCCGAGGTGTGTGTGTCCAAGCACTTTGAACCCCCTTACATGtttccattcgtgattcttccagcctcagcctcagcctcactctctctctttctctctcggCTGCTGACTTATATGctctgctgttgttgccTCATAGCACAttcacctcggcctcggcctcggctGCGGCGTGTCGGTCACCAATACCCCTGACCTGGCTTTCGCACATCACATGGCGTACTCACAGTACAGCTTGGCCATGTCAGAGACCGCGTGAACAAGTTTCATTCGACTCGCTTCGCGCTTCACGTCTGCTTCGATCCGATCTTTGTCTTTCCACTCTCCGCACCCGCTTCCAAATGTAGAGCCGCGCGGATCCTTCCGCTCATCGCGCCACACACTCGCACccgctcttcttctctgcACATAGGTTCTCTGCTCGCGAAATCTGTGCTGCACAGTCGTTGTAACCAAGCAAGAGTGCACTGTTTATGTTTTTTGCTGAAGTTACCAATAGAGACTAGCAAGTCGAGTGGACTAAAAGGGGGTCGTGAATCGTTACAAGTGAATCAGACGCAGAAGTCGAAGGATAAAAAAGCCTTAAGAAATGGTCGGGTAGAGGATACGAGGTGATAGCATAGGAACAAGACGATACACCACGAAACCAGATCGGCACGTTGCAAACCGACCCAAGCAAGCAGATGAACTGTGCCTCTCAGATTGACCGTTGGAGCAAGTAGCAGAAATACGCAAAAAAAAGAATGTGATGGTCAACCTGGACAAAGCAACTACAAAGCCGCAGCTTCGTTACTTGATTCGGTTCGAACTTCGGCGACCGACATTGGCATCTACTGTCAAGGCTGACCTGCTTGAGTCGACcctgccgctgctgcagcagcggcgagtAGTGCGCTGTGGTTCTGGAAGGCCCAATCACGCGCAAAGACGCTGGCCCGGAGAAACTTTTTGTTCGAGTACTTGCGGTAGACAAACTGCTCCTCAAAGCCTTGGTCCAGCAAACGCTCGAGTAATAGATTCGCGCCGGGGACCAGCTGCTCTTCGGTAAAGTCAGAGTAGTAGACAAAGGCGTCATCCCACTCGCCTCCCAGCATCTTTTTGGCCAAAAACATGCCCACAGCGGCCACAAGACTGGGCCGAGCACGCAGGAAGCGATgatccagcagcgccagctcCATCAGGAACTTGGACAGGGTACGGGTGCGAATGTCGTAGTCGTCCGCCTTGGAGATCTTTCGCACCCAAGAGTAAGGTGAGCAGTAGGACGAAATGTTAAAGTCCAACGTCGAGAGGATGATGCGCTCGCCCTTGAGGATCTCCTCTTGCGAGTAGCCACCCTCGGTCATGTAGACAAACTCCTTGACGCTAGGCGCCAGGATCTCTTCGTACTTTGCTGCAATAAACATGGCCGTGacaccgacgagctgcagcttggccagGCTGACCACGCGCACGCTCAGGAAGCGGTCGACCACATTGATGGCAATCCACAACGTCTCTGGCAGCATGTGGTAGCGCATGTGCACCTGCAAGAGCCAGTCGACGAGCGTAGCACGCATGTGCCAGTGAATCTCGCTCTGAAACTCCATGTAATTCGGGTTGGCCATGGTCTCGCGCTCGCACCGAGCCATGTAGCTAAAGATCTCATTCGAGTACTCGGCCACCATACTCGTGTCGCGTACCTCCTCGGGATCGAGCCCCATGACGAtcagctcgtcttcgtGCGCAGCCAGCTCAGCCGAGAGCTGACCGGCGGCGACTGCTTCTGCATGTTGTGCTTGCGCGCGCGCCGCACGAGGCTGAATGACTTCCTCCTGGTAGCGAGACTTGATCAAGGCCACCTTGCGTCGCGCGGCCTCCTCCAGCTCCGGATGTAACGAGACCAAACCCTCTGGATCAATGTTGAAGTCGAGCATGTCGCCGTCCTCGGCAGAGGTGACGCTCTCGGGTCTTGCACCGGCATCGAGTCGTTCCGAATCGAGCCAGTTGGCCTTGTCTACGCCGATGTCCTCTGCGgtatcgtcgtcgctgctcgaagtAGAGGCGACATCTGAcatctcgtcctcttcgacaTGGTCACTGTGCTGCGAGCCGGCGAGGTCGCGGATGTCTGCGTCTTCGTGcagcctgctgcttcctGCTTCGTCGCTGATGCCCACCTTGACTGAAGCGGAGCTCTGGAAGGGTGGGAGGAGTTGTGACGCCTCCACATGCATAGACTCGGCAGCGGCTGGTGCACAGTCACGTTGTTCCGAGACAGAGCGTGTTGGGCCAGAGAGTCTCTGCTCGGACGTGGATCGCGAACGGGCGTCGCGGAGACGGGTCATGCTTTTTGTGTGTTGAGAGCGCAGGCCATTGTGGCCGGGCGCCAGCTTGACGGCGCCATCTGCTAGTGCATTGGCTCTGGCGACGCCAGCACGATTACTGACGTCAGAAAGGGCAGCGCGTTGTGGCATGGATCTGGAATCGGCTCGGAGTTTACCTGCGGTAGAGGGGCCGACCAATTTTGTTGACTTGGCTTTTGCCAGATGACTTGTGGAGGCAGCTTCTGTGAGATGGATGCGGTCGCCGCTACGAGAAGCTGGGATGCCTCCTGGTCGGCTGATGCGTGACCTTGTCACGGTaggttgctgctcgagttACAACAagccgagagcgagaaTCGAAAGAGGACAAGAGCATCAATGTCAGTCCTGTTCAGCAGCAAAGAGGACAAGAATAGCAAGGAAGACGTCGAAGCAAAGACTCACTCTGACGGCAGGTTGAGCCATATTGTATGATAAAGCAACAGACCGAACGCTTCAGGCCTCGACTCAAGACTCGAAGCTCGATCAGGACGATGCGACTGATGTGATACAGATGCGCATGAAATCCGATGGGGCTGAAGATGCTGAAGCCAATAGCAGAAAGGCAAGATGGTGACGTTCAGGGTAGTGCGTGGATGTGTTGGCGGTGAGTTTTGCGTGTCGAGGGTAGTCAAAATAAAAGACTGAGCTTCAGACGGCGGAAGCAATGCAGATATGAGTAAAAGAAGCAGGCCTATGCTATCGAAGGCTGGCACAGATGTTGAGGTACAGGTCAAAGACGAATGCGagcgtgattcgtgtgaTTTTGAGTGCGGTACCCTGCAGATGTACGCAGAGAGGTATCTAGATGCTTCTGAAATGGTATAGCAAAAGGCTTTCAAAAGTATGCTCGGATGTGGAcaacgaagacgacgaggcggtggagatgcgatgctgaagaacaagaagTGAGAGGCAAGTCGAGAAACCGGGTTGGAAGAAGCGGAGGGATTCCCCGTAGAGCAAGACGCGGGTTGTCAGGAAGCTTCGGGAAAGATCGTGCAGGGAGATGGAGAATGGGAGACGAAGAGGCTTGAAGATGGTGTAGAAAGCCTGAGCAGATGGATGAGATGCAGTGAGAGCAAGATCGCAAGCCAGCCCAACGCGTCGGCGCAGAGGAACGAAAGCGGAGAGCTACAGAAGCTCAAGAAAGAGTTGGAAGCGCCGCGCAGCACGAAGCGGTCTTAGAAAGTAGAAGAGGGGAGAGTGATCGTGACGAGAAAGATGTGAAGGGAGACAAGGATgagaaagaggaggaggaggaggaggaggaggggGAGGAGGGGGAGAAGGAGGACTTGAGGGTCAACAACTGGACTTGTGATGAGCAACAGGCAAATGAAAGCGAATAGCAGCCGGCTCTTGGTGGGTGAGCAGAGCACTTTGAGCGTCAACACACAAGTAAGAGACTGGCTGACAGTGTCGTTTTTCATGGCCAAACTTTGACtgcatcattcacgattagcGGGTCGGGCAGTTTACCTATAAATATTCCAATAAAGAGGATAAATCAAAATAAATACGtaaaatcacgaataccGTTTTGTGATTATTCACAGAGcgacaacagcagcaacagcagcaacagcagcaacagcagcaggcggcTGAAACTCAACCGCAACATTGGACGGCATGTTTGTGTTTTGGCGCACTCTCAAGGAGCCCTTTGATATGTTTTGCTCCAGTCGCTCTTGCTGATGAAAGCTCCGGTAGTTTCAAGAGCTGCTACGCTACCATGCCTCGACCGAGGAGCTCAGCGATGGAAGCGAACTTGCGTCAATGTGACGAACTGGTGTTGCCGGCGTAAAGCGGTGAGCGACTTCGTTAACTTGCAGAGCTTGTCCAGGAAACCAAGGCGTGCCGGATTCTGGATGAATTCCATTTCATCACACATCACATTCATCCCACCCCATCGAACGGACAAGCGAACGACGAAGGTACGAACAGATGGACAGACGATGAAGCGCTCGCCTCGGCCAAAGGGAATGAAAAAGGAAGAAAAATAAACATACCTAGAAAGAACAAAGCAGTCTGCATGCATTCGGATTGAGCCTGCATAATGAGCCGCACCACAGCACAGACACTCGCACCTGTCACCGACCCAagcgagctgagcagacgcacatattcacgattcacaatcgaATCGCAGCCCAGCGCCGAGCGGAGCGGAGCGTGAGCGTGGGCGAGTTCACGACCAAACATCAGACGCACATCTACCTACTCTCTCTAGCAGCACTCTTTTTAGCAGCAACACCGCCAACCCATTCAACCAAAACCCGATTCTTGAGATCAGTCGGGATTGTGCACAAGAATTTCCTTGGTCGATCTAGTACTCTCTTTGGTCGAGGCCGAGCGCAAGAGGACGAGTGAGGCCAAAGTAGTCACAAGTGTCGCCATAATCAAGAGTCAGGATTCTCACCCTCTCTAGCTCGCCTCGATTCGCTATCTCAAAATCACAACATCTTGCTTTCTCGCTTGTGCACAAAAGCGTCGATCGATTTGTTACAGACACAAAAATTCCACCTCTTCCCATCGACACGCCATGCGGCGCCGTACCTCGTATAACCGGCAAGAAAGAGTACATCTACCCGCAGCCTGACGCGTGCAGctcagaatcacgaatcaaaaCTGTCAATCACTAAAACGTGGTGAAAAGCCCGCCGAGATACGAGAGGCTCAGGATTCGGTCGGTGTGCTGAAAACTCGCGCCGGTGGTCCTACGCCTCGCTCTTCTACCGCATTGGCCTTGTAAGTTACCATGgagctgcttctgcctTGTGTCTGTTGGTGTGATGAGATGCAGTATGCAGATGAGAGCGCAGCAACTCGTCTAGAACCAAAGCGATCAAGCGTACGTTAGCAGAGCGGACCTCGCGATTCATGTACAGGAATGCAGTTCCACCGATCGGCGGTCAAGCGAAGACAACACGCTGAAATCACACTCTCGCCTGCAGCCCGCAAAATTAAAGCGAAATAGAAAGC encodes the following:
- a CDS encoding b-type cyclin 2; its protein translation is MAQPAVRQQPTVTRSRISRPGGIPASRSGDRIHLTEAASTSHLAKAKSTKLVGPSTAGKLRADSRSMPQRAALSDVSNRAGVARANALADGAVKLAPGHNGLRSQHTKSMTRLRDARSRSTSEQRLSGPTRSVSEQRDCAPAAAESMHVEASQLLPPFQSSASVKVGISDEAGSSRLHEDADIRDLAGSQHSDHVEEDEMSDVASTSSSDDDTAEDIGVDKANWLDSERLDAGARPESVTSAEDGDMLDFNIDPEGLVSLHPELEEAARRKVALIKSRYQEEVIQPRAARAQAQHAEAVAAGQLSAELAAHEDELIVMGLDPEEVRDTSMVAEYSNEIFSYMARCERETMANPNYMEFQSEIHWHMRATLVDWLLQVHMRYHMLPETLWIAINVVDRFLSVRVVSLAKLQLVGVTAMFIAAKYEEILAPSVKEFVYMTEGGYSQEEILKGERIILSTLDFNISSYCSPYSWVRKISKADDYDIRTRTLSKFLMELALLDHRFLRARPSLVAAVGMFLAKKMLGGEWDDAFVYYSDFTEEQLVPGANLLLERLLDQGFEEQFVYRKYSNKKFLRASVFARDWAFQNHSALLAAAAAAAGSTQAGQP
- a CDS encoding uncharacterized protein (related to SamB protein), with protein sequence MRESNFCNPAQNKASVCISSAVYDRRAIDCTATLPLINSLNHLAYLTSTSPRIREMVTLDGGLERLIRILRTVPKSPSPQVRAFSIKEMQAVWKWSLAFQCVVNIGVRGSESVRTRVVEAGMVPVTIRVLESYLRSMDRLKDERRKEAMLQHQRQEARRDDRSNRDRLEPASISHAHIATIQDDGRARRHHASPDALTHAPVHADATYSAAPQVDPLQTAHFAPAQPSRNVPAPSSIHDRLLTETRPTTPLEDPVSARRSSVFASMEAQSSVDDFLPSQPSPMPVVDAGEAHPPMPLIDAIDPLSLASSGGAPSVAPDGTPRALSSAQARAADMAGASSSEDLRSHAAEASGSGSDGAEDAEMFADDADDSEVDAAQSSATRSIDSDHMPINTEQEIRADDDDDVEERRTPRPARRVLAPLSGPDSPPRAAHSFVTPNRPTNAMAPALFERQDTVRPSRDLPTASGSSLAASTNLASTALAAQVGSQDASDNRNLLFDRQPARDQQSVTAHAQPDASQQAQPLSRQHQFYHHHHHHHHHHHHAQHQQHANHQQRPQLARHDDQQQQPHHHHHHHHHQHRSIAPRDEARTEATRTAQPTPEAPVAHPAVVQLSNLADTNARAGIDVVYREEEVLLSLQLLAYLSKYAHVRILFHSSDFTGASLMGPLDALSDELEKATKRNKSWDPSEPPRRNVFSIAEKFTLRSSRSNSAAYPAPRLSMEIQYWAGVIMRNACRKDESRGGIRQCANMLCGKWEEYPREFAKCRRCRKAKYCSKQCQSKGWQMGHRYWCSAKADEGDAKEKERDKPTDPHRAGRQEEGDGAALRAVPTTAQIGDHAEFAAGFANAAEDGLHNPGVQRLRRTDDADLVEMDDTDATMRRWQAGNAADGSHDVRLARDAGPRINSRSDVNLSSSEHASGRGGHSQPVGLGSAQVGTSDPRDSAMHTAYTDANSQGDGPSQMLPLVSSASLPVDTNVEPRHTAGVSEDDDTWMASAPGPGAPRLGMMPSPYADASGVAGPSTSSPWYATGRDGVPNADTGASSAFTSNTSSPSRVTTVDRSAQPSRGARRGVVPGSMGLPSTMLRQDLRDRRVTSLASLDTVDGSDISEDETERRLAQTQGILPAFAAAAAAAGLRAREGEAPPQAPQRTDLAGRPLPPPVIASQNGEEDELALGGRATPGVIGEQDFATGEIDQMLGHWATRRPGGIGLQHRLAEVRADLPSPERSLSPEAGDYGARVEASEAVMGARSDDEDLGSTSRAVRYAGLYGQVPFHAGIVRGQTPQPHHRLNQQRSASGFSQFGPHGARFGYGESMGEPSTLQGYRPSMISSPLAQTPVRRTSGQDLDETSTNVVNNLEQAAHSLRHVHQRPASSSGILYGSEDVAMTNGVGTEREAGGLMHSRLSSFPDEVLEDVDDRDSISMEL